The sequence CGGGGCACCTCCAGATGACCGACACCGTGGTGCGGATGGTCGAGGACGTGGCGCGCCGGGTCGCACAGGCCGTGTTCACCGCCCGCCAGTACACCCGGCAGACCACGATCAGCCTGGCGCTCCAGCGCCGGCAGCTGCCCGCGACGCTCGCCAGCATCCCGGGCGTCGACACCGCGATCGTCTATGAGCCGCACGGCGAGGGGCAGACCGTCGGCGGCGACTTCTACGACGTCTTCCCGATGGGCGACCGCCGCTGGTGCTTCCTGCTCGGGGACGTCCAGGGCAAGGACCCCGAGGCGATGTCCGTCACCGGACTGGCGCGCCATCTGGTGCGGCTGCTGGCCCGCGAGGGGCATGGCGTCGAGTCGGTGCTCGGCAGGCTGAATCTGGCCATGGCCGAGGAGAGCGCGGAGGCGGTGGAACTGGGCGGCGAGCAGGCCACCTCCCGCTTCCTGAGCCTGCTGTACGGGGAGCTGGAGGTCGATCCGGGCGTCCCCGGGGCCCGCTGTACGGTCGCCAGCGCCGGCCACCCGCCACCGCTGCACATGTTCGTCGACGGCGCCGTGGAGCCGGCCTCCGACCCCCAGATGCTGCTCGGCATCGACGAGGGCACCGAATTCCACGCCAGCTCCTTCGCCCTCCCACCGGGCGAGACGCTGCTGTGCGTCACCGACGGCGTCACCGAACGCCGCTGCGGCAACTGGCAGTTGGACGACAACGACGGCCTGATCGAGGTGATGCGCGACGGCATGGGTCTGGGCGCCAAGGCCCTCGCCGAACACGTACGCCGCGCCGCCCACGACTTCGGCACCGGCCCGGTGGAGGACGACCTGTCAGTGCTGGTCCTCCAGGCGGTGACGCCGGCGGCGGAGCGGAGGCCGTGAGGGGGCGGCGGGCGCGCCGGAGACGGGGCGGCCGGCTCAGGACCGCTGACCGGCGTGGGTGTACACCGGCTTCCCGCCCCCGGAGATCACCCCGCCGCCCATCCCGGCCACCGGATCGAACTGCCCGCCGAACAGCGGCCGCACGAGAGACGGCCCGTCGCCGGAGGCCCGCTGGGCCGGTGCGGCCTGCGACGCCGCCCGGGCGGCACCGGACACTGCGAGCAGCCCGGCACCGCCCAGGGCGACGACGACGAGGAAACGGCGGAGGTGGGGGCGCATATGACGCTCCTTCGGTAGAGGGTTCCGGGTAGCCGGTGGTAACTGGGTGAACGAGCAACCGGGGGGCGGGGTGACCGGGTGACCGGGTGACCGGGTGACCTGGCAGTGTGGTGGCCCTCCGGGATGCGGCCTCCCCACGGACGAGCCCGGTCCCGTCATGAGCACGCTCGCCGCGTACGTCATCGGCATGACCGTCAGTGAGGCCGCCTGGCTGACACCGTCCGCGTTCACCGGCGAGAGCGCGCGGAAGCGGGTAAGAACACACCTCGGAGGGCGTGACATACCAGCCGGTATGCGATGACAATCGCAGCACCACTACCCGCCCGTAACAAAGCGGAGGCACCCGGTGCTCAGCACGATGCAGGACGTACCGCTCACCGTCTCGCGAATCCTGGCCCACGGGGCCACGGTTCACGGCGAGTCGCAGGTCATCACCTGGACCGAGGGAGATCCGCACCGGCGCACCTTCGCCGAGGTCGGCCGCCGGGCCGCACAGCTGGCCCATGCGCTGCGCGAGGAGCTGTCCGTCGCCGACGAGGAACGGGTCGGCACCCTCATGTGGAACAACGCGGAACACCTGGAGGCCTATCTCGCGATCCCCTCCATGGGGGCGGTACTGCACACGCTCAATCTGCGGCTGCCGGCCGAGCAGCTGGTGTGGATCATCAACCACGCCGAGGACCGGGTCGTGCTCGCCAACGGCAGCCTGCTGCCGCTGCTCGCCCCGTTGCTGCCCCAGCTGCCGAACGTCGAGCACATCGTCGTCGTCGGCTTTGGTGACCACTCCCTGGTGGCGGGCGGCCCGGCGCGGGTGCACGACTACGAAGAGCTGATCGCCGGGCGGCCGGAGAGCTACGACTGGCCCTCGATCGATGAGCGGGAGGCCGCGGCCCTGTGCTACACCTCCGGCACCACCGGCGACCCCAAGGGCGTGCTCTACAGCCACCGTTCGCTGTATCTGCACTCGATGCACGTCAACACCGCCGAGGCGTTCGCGCTCAGCTCGCGCGACATCACGCTGCCCGTCGTGCCGATGTTCCACGTCAACGCCTGGGGCCTGCCGCACGCCGCCTTCATGGCCGGTGCCTCGATGCTGATGCCGGACCGCTTCCTGCAGCCCGCGCCGCTCGCCGAGATGATCGAGACCGTACGGCCCACCATCGGCGCCGCCGTGCCCACCATCTGGCAGGGCCTGCTCGCCGAACTCGACGCGACCCAGCGCGATGTGGCCTGTCTGCGGACCGTCGTGATCGGCGGCTCCGCCTGCCCGCCCGCCCTGATGCGCGGCTTCGAGGAGCGGCACGGCATCCGCGTCGTGCACGCCTGGGGCATGACCGAGA is a genomic window of Streptomyces sp. Edi2 containing:
- a CDS encoding long-chain fatty acid--CoA ligase → MLSTMQDVPLTVSRILAHGATVHGESQVITWTEGDPHRRTFAEVGRRAAQLAHALREELSVADEERVGTLMWNNAEHLEAYLAIPSMGAVLHTLNLRLPAEQLVWIINHAEDRVVLANGSLLPLLAPLLPQLPNVEHIVVVGFGDHSLVAGGPARVHDYEELIAGRPESYDWPSIDEREAAALCYTSGTTGDPKGVLYSHRSLYLHSMHVNTAEAFALSSRDITLPVVPMFHVNAWGLPHAAFMAGASMLMPDRFLQPAPLAEMIETVRPTIGAAVPTIWQGLLAELDATQRDVACLRTVVIGGSACPPALMRGFEERHGIRVVHAWGMTETSPLGSVAHPPAGVSGDDEWAYRATQGRFPASVEARLIGPDGEQLPCDGKAAGELEVRGPWIAGAYYGGAQSGPLRPEDKFSSDGWLRTGDVGTITPNGYLTLTDRAKDVIKSGGEWISSVELENHLMAHPHVAEAAVVAVPDDKWGERPLATVVLHHGATIGYEELKAFLGERIARWQLPERWAVIPAVPKTSVGKFDKKVLRRQYAEGELDVTLLA